The nucleotide window GAGTACCTCGAAATTCCGTTCAACCACGCCGTGTTTTCGGATATGAACCTGGAGTTGGGCCCCGTAACGGCACCCGACGAGTGGGCCTTGCGCACGTCCCAGGCTATGGGAGCCACTACCTACATCAACCCGCCGGGTGGTCGGGAGTTCTTCAACGCGGAGAAGTATGAGCAGGGGGAATAGATCTGCAATTCCTCGACATTCGACTGGAGCCCTACAGCCAGCGGCGGCCCACGTTCGAAGCCGGCCTGTCCATCGTGGACGTTCTCATGTTCAATACCCCCGAGCAGGTGCGCACCATGCTCGATGCCATTGAGCTAGGAAAGTGAAAAAGTATATCGGGGGATTTCTGGAGTTAGAGTTATTTGGAAAGCCGGGCCCGGGCTACCATGCCGGTGCCCTGGCATTTCAGAATGCCCGGGCCTGCGTCAGCCACATCATCAGGCGCACACAGATGCAGCGGGTATGGCTGCCTTTCTATACCTGCAATGCCTTGCTCCAGCCCTTTGAGCAAGCCGGGGTGCCGTACGAGTTCTACGCCCTGGATGAGCAGCTGGAGCTGCGCGGGGTGCCCGAATCCTTGCCCGCCGGCGAGTACGTCGTATACGTCAA belongs to Hymenobacter cellulosilyticus and includes:
- a CDS encoding WbqC family protein, which translates into the protein MEPYSQRRPTFEAGLSIVDVLMFNTPEQVRTMLDAIELGK